The Thioclava sp. GXIMD2076 sequence CATCCCACAGCGAAGGATAGCGAGGCGACTTGTGGTAAGGTCTGGCCTCGCAAAAGGCCGAGGGAACCGAGGGAAGATCGTCACCCGAAGGGCCGAGATTTGCGCGTCGAACGGACCATGCCCCCGCGTCGATCCGCTGGCTCGGGACGAGACGGCGGGCGGCGCACCTGGGGGGCAGGGACGGGCGGCGCGGAAAGCTCGGGGAGTGGGCCGGTGCAGCCGGCGCACGAGTAGAGCCCGGTCCTGGGCGGGCGTGTCCTCGAGCCACTGCACGAGGTCACGAACGATCAGGGTTTGCGCACAAAAGACGACAAACGGAGCCTTAACGCTCGCAACGCATGGCAAAATGGCTAGGCTAACAGCCGGAACCATCGCACCTTTCACAAGGCAGGATAGACATGACAGAAGAACAAAAACGGATTGGAGAGCTGTTCGGAACGGTCGCAGTTCTCGAAACTGTAATTCAGAACCTAATCGCACAAGCCTCTGGCCCAGGTTCATCCAACGATATTTTAGAAAAACAGCTTTCTGCAATCATCGAGCAAAACCAAGCGCAACCCGATGATGAATGGGCTGATCACCACGCAAGCGGAATGCGCGCTACAGCGACGCGGCTCTCGGCATTCGTGCGGCTCGCGGCTGACCTGAATAACAGGCCAGTTTCACGATGATCTCACAAGACACGTCATCACCAGAGACCTTCAAGAATGCCTGCATCGTATAAAAAAACACCCGTGGGCAATCGCATAGACCAATCTTTGGCAAAGGGTCTGGCCCGAGCAGCTATAAAAATGGCCGACGCAGAGCCCATGCAAATAAGGTGGAGAAAGGTAAATGTTGCGAATACCAAAGGACGGAAACGATACATTGAGGCTTGGGTTAAGGATTCCAAACGGTGTGGGCGTTATCTCGGCGCAACAGCACGAGATGAATATCGTGAAGCTCTTATCGCACATTATGGCGTCATCGACCTAAGCCCGAACCGAACGCTTCTCGCTATATTCCAACATCATTTGCTCATGTCTGGCAAAAGAGGGACTTTTGATCTCGAAGAATACCCCGATCAGTTGATCTGTGCGATTGAAGAACACGCCTTGCAACGGATTGCTCAGAGGGCAGGGAGAAAAGAACTACCAGATTTCCTAGAAGTCCTAAGACCAGTATGGGGATGGTGTGATGCCGCTTCCAAGGTTCGACTACACGGGAGATTTTACGTTCCGCTCCTGGGGGGCTTAGCGATATGTTCCCGCGAAGTTGCTCCACTTCGTTGGACCGATCCAAAAGACTATGAGATATTTGGGGCACCTGATCCTAGCAAATTTCCAGAGCCGAACGAGAATGACTATTTCATCCGGATTCGGACCTATATTTCTTGGGATACTATGCGACCGAATTATCAGGCGCTTTGGGAAAAGTTGGTTGAGGTCGAGGCAATCGAGATTGCGCCGGGTTGTCCCTCATTACGCAATCCAACGACAGAGCAGAATAATGCTCTCAAGCTGATGGCGAGCGTGCGTCCCTAATAAGAAGCCTAGGCGTTTCGGAGGCGGATGATGGTTGCTCTTGAAACATTAAATAGCCTGGCGACGGATGATACACTTTCGCCTCGTTTGAGGCGGCGTATAGCATCGGTTTCCTGCGTCTTAGACAGCGCCGGAGGTCGGCCTAATTTTTTCCCCTTAGCCTTCGCCGCTGCGAGACCCGCGCTCGTCCGCTCACGCAGAAGATCGCGCTCGAACTGTGCCACAGCGTTGAGGACATTCATGGTTAGCTGCCCCGACGAACTGGTCAGGTCTGTACCTCCAAGGGCAAGGCAGTGAACTCGAACAGGAATTTTTGAGAGTCTCGAAACTGTCTCAGTCACGTCGATAGCGTCTCGGCCGAGACGATCCAGCTTGGACACCACGAGAATATCGCCGGGTTCGAGACGATCGACCAAGCGCGCGAACTCTGGCCGCTGCATGGCTGGAATGCTCCCCGAAATTGTTTCGGACACAACACGGTATTCCGGCGGCTGAAAGCCTGCCGCCGCGATCTCCTGGAGCTGCCCCGCCACCGTCTGCCCAAGGGTAGAAACGCGGGCATATGCAAATACACGGCCTTGAGCTGTCATGGTCTGCCTCGGAGTGTGCAAAAAGCCTGTTCAAAAGTAAGGAAGCGTTCAAAATCCGCAAGGGCTAATTTACGCACACCTAACAGGTAGGTGTTCAAAAACGACCGTTTTTGCACACAGAGATTAAGGCGCGATGCTGCCGATCTGACCGGTCGAGGATTCAACTTTGAGCTGTGGTCCGGTATCCTGTTGGAAAAGGACGAGGCGAGGTAACGATGGGATACTACAAGACTTTCATGGCAGGTTGCGCCGCCCTGGCGCTGGCAGGCTGCAAGACTGACATTTCTGAAATCACCGATGACCAGCTCCTATCCCTCTTGGGCAACGGCAGCAGCCCCGCCCAGATCACAGAAAGGACGCGCGAATGCGTCGAAGTTCTGGGAGGGGTAAACGAGGCTGTCTATCGCGACGTGCCCGGCGATGTGATGGGAATGATGAAAACCGAATGTAGAAAACAGCTTCAAGGCTGGCTCGATGACCCGCGCAGGAACAGCACTGAGCTTCAGGTGAGCGACTTCGACCGTGAGGACCTGGCTCAACGGATCATCGCGCTCGATGACGCTCAAGCGGCAGAGCGCGAGGCGCAGCGCGAGGCGGAAGAGGCTGAGCGGGCAGCGCAACGCGAAACTGAGGCCGCGGCTCGGATAGAAGAAATGGGGGCAGAGCTGGCCGAGGTCACAGCACAAGGGCAAGAACTGCGAAGCGCTTTCGAGGCTCGACGGGAAGTGCTGGCACCAGCCTGTGAAACGCTGCGTGGACTTCGAGAAGAACTCCAAGCAAAGAACCGGGTTCATAGCCTGTTCAACCGTGGTTTGCCCTCCGCTTGCACCGGCGAAACTCTTCGCGTTGAAGAGGGCCAACTGGCCGCTTTTGAGGAAAGAGTCGCGAGCTTCGAGATCCCCGACGCCAGCCAGCTCATGTTCGCTTCTGTCCCGTCGCTCCCGCGCATTGACCTGGAAAAAATCGACCAGCAGATCGAAAGGGTGGAAGCTGTCACCGCCGACTACAGGACCGCGCTTTCGGAAGAGTAATTCGAGAAGGCAGGGGGGCCGTCTGCCCCCCGGTCCTCCGGCCCTCCCCCCGAGGATATTTTCAGGAAGATGAATGGCGAAGAATGCGCAACCTTATTGTTTTGCGCTCAACATTATGATATTGCCGATAGTGCGATACAGGCAGGGATGCCGATGGTCGTGGAAGGTGAAAGCGTCATGCGCTGTTCTCCATGAAGGCCGGGACCGACAGGTGCCGGCCTTCTTTCGTAGAAAGGAACCCATCATGAAAAGCATCCTGATCCTGGTGCTGTTCAACTTGCAGTCTGGCTCGGAAGTCGTCACGGCAGAATTTGACGACGACAGGGCTTGTGAGCTTGCGGCGCTTCGGACCTTCCAAGGTGTGACGGCTGAACCCGACCTGCGCCCGCTCGAACCGGCGGGCGGCGCAACACCGATCGACGGCACGGTCATTGCGCGTGACAGCGATGGCGCGGAAATCGGCATGTATAGCTGCAATCCTTCCCGGTCGGACGGTCAGAACGGCTAAGCGGGCAGAAAATCTTGGCACGGCGGGTTTCCTAGCCCCGCCGCCGCTGCAACCCGATAAGGCTGCCTGTAAGGTTGAGATTTCCGCGCTTCTGGGCACGGATCATACCGCGTAGGAAACCGCCGGGATTGCGCACGGGCGTCTGAGGATGATCGCGGTTCGCATCAAGGACCAGGATGCAAAGCGCGGCCGCGTGGCGGCCCATAGCTCCACACGCTGCTCGCCATGCGGAATAGTTGATCCCGAGAGGGGTCAGCATGTCATGCGCGGCGTCGATAATCGCCTCGGTGGTGATCCGGTTGGTGCGGAGTGCTAGAGCTGTCTGGAAGTCATCGGAAGCGAGCTTGAAAAGCTGCTCCGGTTGCATCAGCGCCTCAAGTGTGGGGTTGATAACACCGCTCTCCACCCCACACTCATTTTCTCTGCAATCATCGGAACCGCTAGGTTCCGATCTAAGCAAATCTGAGTGCGCGGGCTTGCCCGCGCTCTTTTCATCGACGCTGGCGTTACAGATTACAGAAGGATTCTTCTGGTTGTCCTCTTGTAATAGAGACCGGAAGGAAATCGCCGGTTCACAGGAAGATTCGGGTAGGTTTTCAAGCCGTTCTTCAAGCTCTTCGCAAAGGTCTGTGGCGTCCTGAATGTGGCGTTCGAGCTGGTCGATCCC is a genomic window containing:
- a CDS encoding recombinase family protein, which produces MTAQGRVFAYARVSTLGQTVAGQLQEIAAAGFQPPEYRVVSETISGSIPAMQRPEFARLVDRLEPGDILVVSKLDRLGRDAIDVTETVSRLSKIPVRVHCLALGGTDLTSSSGQLTMNVLNAVAQFERDLLRERTSAGLAAAKAKGKKLGRPPALSKTQETDAIRRLKRGESVSSVARLFNVSRATIIRLRNA
- the repC gene encoding replication initiation protein RepC is translated as MNHSPQVTLPQGMTRRDVIAVISEVGRDLKLSAAAVYILTKLIGSTSAKDWAEPGAEPVFYGTQETMAERCHLTARQMRSHERTFERCGLLIRDTKANGAREAGTGRGLVFTPLKARFADLLALRDQKRETTNRIKELKSLRSVRLRRMKEGIARISPEALDDEVIASILARYNAWPRSDRLHSLGIDQLERHIQDATDLCEELEERLENLPESSCEPAISFRSLLQEDNQKNPSVICNASVDEKSAGKPAHSDLLRSEPSGSDDCRENECGVESGVINPTLEALMQPEQLFKLASDDFQTALALRTNRITTEAIIDAAHDMLTPLGINYSAWRAACGAMGRHAAALCILVLDANRDHPQTPVRNPGGFLRGMIRAQKRGNLNLTGSLIGLQRRRG